TCCGGTTCCACCCTTGACCGTGCCGTCCGGCTGCACCGCACCCACCACAATGACCTGCTCGCCGCTGCTGACCTGCCAGCATATGGACTGCAACACCTTGCGGAACAGGGGCGCGCGCGTGTACTCGCGGTTCATGAGGCGCGAAACATAGGTAAGGCTCACATCCTTGAGGGCCAGTTCCTCAGAAGTCAGCACACGTACACCCCGCGTGCGTTCGGTCTGATGTCCCTCAAAGCCGTAGTTCACTTCTTCCATGCCCCAGCTTTCAGCAAGAGCGCCGAAAAACTGTTCGGTTCCGGCGGCGCCGCCGCTGTAAAGCACACATTGTTTGGGGTTGAGCATGCTGCCTCCTCAAGGATTGTTGCGCCGGGCAAGATTGCAGTTGGTGGTCTGTTGATCCGGCGGAAGCGTCATGCCCCATAATGGCAAAAATTACAGCGCTCGGCAAGGCGGGGCGGACAAAGAAATGGCAACCGTATCAGGCGAACGGCCAGGCCATCAGGCAGAAAGCCAGACGGCCAGACAGACGGCCAGACAGACGGCCAGGCAGAAAGACCGGCAGGCGGACAGATTCGCTGACAGGCGGGCGAAAAGACGGACGCAAGTGCCGGAGGGGCGTCTTCAACCGTTGCGGGCACAAGCCCAAAGGGTGTTTTGTTATAGCGGCGCGCGTGATGAAAAAGCGCACAAATCAAGAGATGCCCTGTGCGACCAGATCAGGCCGACAGGTTTGCGGACAGGCTGACGTGCGGGAGCCTCAAGCGCCCCGCAACACTGTGAGCGGGCTCGTCAAACCCATGAAGGGGCAAACCATTCAGGGAGTTGCCGGGCCCGCACTTAAAGTGAACCCCTAAACTGTGCCGCGCGGGCAAGCCTGTGCCAATGGCGCAGGGCCTTAACGGCGAGACTGTGCGCAGGACAAAAAACGCCCCGGTTACAGGGGCGTTAAGGTCCGTTGCCTAGTCCTAGTAGCGGGGCTGGCGAGGAGCCCTGGGTTTGGCTTCGTTGACGCGCAGCGTGCGACCACCAAAGCTGAAGTTGTCAAGAGCTTCAATGGCGGAATCGGCTTCGCCGTCTTCCATTTCCACAAAGCCAAAGCCACGGGCACGGCCGGTATCCCTGTCGCTAACGAGTTTCACGGACAGAACGCTGCCGTATTCGGCAAAAAGATCCTGAACCTGTTCTTCAGTAGCGGACCAGGGAAGGTTCCCGACATAAATGGACTTGGACATGAAACACCCTCACAAAAAAAACAATCTTCCCGCGCTCCCATCCAGTAAAACGTATTACCGGTACGCGGCACATGGCAATCACAGAAACACGCTTTTTCGAGCTTGTCAACGAAAGTACAAAAAAAAGTTGGCATTGCGCGCTTTTTGCGTGATAAATTCTGTGATATGCGGAAATTACAGGAAGTTTTTAAAAAAAGATATTCAATATTGACAGGCTATTAAGCATTTGATGCTTCTGCAACACCCGGCGCACCACCCTACACCTCAAGGTAGTGCCGCTTTAAAATCAGAGTAATTACATTGGATATAGATCCCCAGGTACGGCAGCAGCATGCATTGTGTGGATAAACAGGCCGCACAATACTCTTTTTGCGCACTGATAGCGTGTTGATAAATTCCGGAAATATTGTGTGAAAATATGCGCAATATTGGCAAAGGCTTTTGCTAGCAGGCGTCCACAAACTCCTCCCGTAACTTTTGTCCCTCAACTACTGCGCCAGTCTGTGCTGCCGCAAGCCCATTGAGCGGAAGATACGGGGCTTGCCGCGCGGCACGCGCAGATCCGTGTACGGTGCGCTGTGCGTGGCGGGCAACGGCGCAATGCCCTGCCGCGCGAGGCCTTGGACAGAGCCGGAAGAAGCCCGGCTGGAATGTGAGTGAGAAGCACTGGAGGGGTTGGCCAAATCAGCTTTGCAAGTGATCACTTCTGAAAGTGCCAGCTTTGAAAGTGACTGGATTTGAGAGTCAATAGATTTGCAGGCGACCAGCCGTGAGCCGCACGGACCCCGAAAGGGGCCAGCGCTGAAATCCGGTCCCGATCGGGGCATATCAGCACTCACGGCGCGACAAATAAGGATTTTAGGGGGAGGGGGTGTGGGGGAGGAGACCCTTTTGCAAAAGGGTCCCTCCCCCACAAAAAAGCTCTAATCCTGAGGGATGCTAGACAGTGTGGTCACGAGATGAATTTTCAGTCATATCAAGGAGAACAAGCCTTTTATGCAGGGAGTGTACTCTGATGGTACTCGACCGGAATAAAAAGCGAAATTCGACGAAGCGATGCCTGAAAAGGCGCTCGTGACGACATTGCCTAGCCGCCTTCAGACGGGGGCGGCGACCAGTCGGGGGCCATATCCTCAAAGGAGGTGTAGGGCGACAGGTACATGAGTTCGGCAACGCCCACAGGGCCGTTACGCTGCTTGCCGATGATGATTTCAGCCACGCCCTGTGGCGGGCGTTCGGCGGGTTTGACGAACTTGTACACGTCGTCGCGGTAGACAAACATGATGACGTCGGCGTCCTGCTCGATGGCGCCGGATTCACGCAAGTCCGAAAGC
This DNA window, taken from Desulfovibrio sp. 86, encodes the following:
- a CDS encoding RNA recognition motif domain-containing protein — protein: MSKSIYVGNLPWSATEEQVQDLFAEYGSVLSVKLVSDRDTGRARGFGFVEMEDGEADSAIEALDNFSFGGRTLRVNEAKPRAPRQPRY